In the genome of Microbacterium paraoxydans, the window TTCCGGTACGCAGTCGTCGTCGAAGGTTCTGCGCAGCCGCATATCGGACACGCGCTGCGTTTCGCGGATGAGCTTGCCGGGGTGGTGGGAGGGGTCGTGCACGACCCACAGGTCGTCGTGGAGGAGACGTCCGACCCTCGATACGTGTCACGGAGGACCGGGCCCAGCCGCGAGAAGTTCCTGCACGTCGAGTGGTTCCGGCGCTTCGACGAGGAAAGCCCTTCGTTTGCCCAGATGTATCTCGAGTCGGCGAAGGAGCATCTTCCGGCCGCACTGCCCACCGTGTTCGGGTTCAGCGAGCCACTACGAGGAAAGCTCGCAGCGGAGGGGGCGGAAGGGGTCGACCGCATCTACCGAGAGGATGGTGACCGCAGCAGACTGGTCCTCCGAGGGCGGAAGCCGCTCATCTCGGGATTTGTCAGTGGGTGGTCCGATCAGTCCATCGCTGAACAGCAGCGCGTCCGGCTCGTCTTCGACGCGGCGGCGCTCTCCAAGCCTCGGTTCGTCAGTGCCTTCGAGAGCTTCTTCATCGAGTTGGCACGGCGTTCGAGCAGCTTCTTCTCGTACGCCGAGGTCACGCAGTCCCGCTTCTCACCGACGATGGCGCTGCCGCAATGGGGTGAGTGGCCGGGGCTGCCGCAGAGCCCTCCGTGGCTGAGCTGGTTCTCCACGGAGTACGCCGACCTTGTCCGCCCGCATCTGACCGCGGGTGCGCATCGCGAGCTGAGCGGCGGCATGGTCTATCGCTCGAACATGCCCGCGACGAGCGTCAGCGCTTCATGGACGGAGCCGGGGGCCTGGGTCCCCTCCGAGTTCGTTCCTGTTCAGGCGGATCCTGACAATCCCCGCAAATCGACGGCTCGCGCGAGCGAGATGCCCGTCGCGCTCCTGTCATTGGACTACTTCGTCAAGGTCCGGTGAACGCGAGTTTTCGCACGATAGCGTCGGTGGGGCCGCTCGGAGGGCAAGCTTCCTGGCCAGTGCGAGGGGAGAAGACAGGTGTCATACGATCTTGACGTTTTCGGGAGCGTGAGAGTGAGCCCTCGTGAGTTGGCGAAGATCGCCGCACCACATGGCCGCCACCCGATCTCGTGGGCTCGGTCCACACCACACCAGGCGGTCCCCGTGGGATCGCACAGGCGAAGGTCGTGCCGGAATCGCTACGAGTCCCTTCCTCGTGAGCGGAAGTGCTGGTCCTCGGTGAGCCTTCGTCGACGAACGCGCGCCAGCGCCTGATACGTGATCGAAACCGCGCCTCCAGGGCCTCGGGCCGGTGCGTATTCCGTCCCGTATCGCGCTTCCGAGGGCTGTCGGAGGCCTGCCGATAGGATGGGAGAGCCCGATCGGGCCAGCTCATCCGCCGGTGGAATCCCGGCGAGAGGCATCATCCAGGGGGTTACCCATGCCAGGAATCGTTATCGTCGGCGTGCAGTGGGGCGACGAAGGAAAGGGCAAGGCCACCGATCTGCTCGGTGAGCGCACCGACTGGGTGGTGAAGTTCAACGGCGGCAACAACGCCGGGCACACCGTCGTCGTGGGCGATGAGAAGTACGCCCTGCACCTGCTGCCCTCCGGCATCCTGTCGCCGGGCGTAAACCCGGTCATCGGCAACGGCGTGGTCATCGACCTCGAGGTGCTCTTCTCCGAGCTGGAGGCCCTGTCCGCCCGCGGCATCGACGTCTCGCGGCTCAAGGTCAGCGCCAATGCGCACATCATCACCCAGTACCACCGCACGCTCGACAAGGTCACCGAGCGTTTCCTCGGCAAGCGCAACATCGGCACGACCGGCCGCGGCATCGGTCCGGCCTACGCCGACAAGATCAACCGCGTCGGCATCCGCGTGCAGGACCTCTTCGACGAGAACATCCTGCGCCAGAAGGTCGAGGGCGCCCTCGATCAGAAGAACCACCTCCTGGTGAAGGTCTTCAACCGCCGCGCCGTCACCTGCGACGAGATCGTCGACGACCTGCTCTCCTACGCCGAGCGTCTGCGTCCGATGGTCGCCGACACCGGCTACCTCATCGACCAGGCCCTGAGCCGCGGCGAGGTCGTCGTGTTCGAGGGTGGTCAGGCGACGATGCTCGACATCGACCACGGCACCTACCCGTTCGTCACCTCGTCCTCGGCCACGGCCGGTGGCGCCTCGACCGGCTCCGGGGTCGGCCCCGGCGCCCTCGACCGCATCGTGGGCATCGTCAAGGCCTACACGACCCGCGTCGGCTCCGGTCCGTTTCCGACCGAGCTGTTCGACGAGCAGGGTGACTGGCTGCGCAAGCAGGGCTTCGAGTTCGGCACCACCACCGGGCGTCCCCGCCGCGTGGGCTGGTACGACGCCCCCATCACCCGGTACGCCACGCGCATCAACGGCATCACCGACCTCGTGCTCACGAAGCTCGACATCCTCACGGGCCTGGAGAAGATCCCCGTGTGCGTCGCCTACGACGTGGACGGGGAGCGGTTCGACGAGGTGCCGGTGAACCAGACCGACTTCCACCACGCGAAGCCGATCCTGGAGTACTTCCCCGGGTGGAGCGAGGACATCTCGACCGCGCGCACCTTCGAGGACCTTCCGCAGACGGCGCAGGACTACGTGCTCGCGCTGGAGGAGATGAGCAACACGCGCATCTCGGTGATCGGCGTCGGTCCGGAGCGCGATCAGGTGATCGTGCGCCACGACCTGCTCGACTGACCGGCATGACGCGGTTCTGGCTCGGGGGCTACGGCCCGGCGATGGAGGGCTCCGCCGAGGGGATCGGCGTGCTGGCAGGCGACGAGGGTCGGGAGGCCACGACGCTGGCCTACCGCGGGCCCGTGACGCAGACGCCGTCGCCGTCGTGGCTGGCGGCGCATCCGTCCCTCGACGTCGTGTACGCGGCGCTGGAGGGCGATGCCGCCGTGCAGGCGTTCGCGCGCACCGGGGAGCTGGCGCTGACGCCGCTCGGCGATCCGGTGGCGACGGGGGACGGCGTCTGTCATCTCGCGGTGTCGCCGAACGGCCAGACGCTCGTCGCCAGTTGCTACGGCGACGGGCGGGTCGTCCGGTTCGCACTCGCCGCCGATGGTCGTCTCGTGCCGGCCAAGGAGGACGCCGCCGCGGCCCTGCGCGCCGCCCTGTTCGGCGACGGCGATCCGGATGCGGCACCGGCGACTCCCGCCGGGGACGGCGTCGCGGCGGTCGACCCGTACGGCGACGCGGGCCGCGCGTCGCACGCGCACGCCGCAGCCTTCCTGCCGGACGGGCGCGTGGCGACGACCGACCTCGGCTTCGATCTCGTCCGGTTCTGGCGCCTGCAGGGCACCGGGCTCGTCCTCGATCAGGAGGTCGTGCTTCCGCGCGGCACCGGTCCGCGCCACATGGTCGTGCATCCGAGTGGTCACCTGCATGTCGTGACCGAGTACTCCTGCGAGGTCTTCACACTTGCGGCGGCCGCCGACGGCACCTGGGGCGTCGTCTCCTCGGCTCCGGCGAGCCCCATCGCGCAGATCGGCGTGGACTTCCCCGCCGAGCTCGCCCGCTCGAAGGACGGCCAGTTCCTCTACACCGCCCTCCGCGGCAGCAACACCATCGCGGCGCTGCGAGTGCGCGGCAGCGGTGAGGCCCTGGAACCGGTCGCGCTCGCCGACTCCGGAGTCGACTGGCCGCGACACCACCTCGTCTACCAGGGCAAGCTCCTCGTCGCCGGTCAGCGCTCCGACACCGTCACGCTGCTCGACCTCGACGACCGCACCGGGGTCCCGCTCGGAATCCGGCACGAGGCGCAGGCTCCCGCGCCGACGAGCATCCTCCCGCTCCGCTGACGCCGGGCCGGTCGTACTCTTCTTTAGAGGCTTGACCTCAACCATTCTTGAGGTTCTAGCGTCGTCCTCATGACGACCGAGACCGGGTGCACCGCGCCGTCCACGCCCGCTCCGCCCCGCATCCTCGGCAGCGAGTACGTCTGGATCACGATCGGCGCGTGCGCCCTCGTGTTCCTCGGCGCCTTCGAATCGCTGGCGGTCACCACCGTGATGCCGGCGGTCAGCTCCGATCTCGACGGCGAGCGGCTGTACGCGCTGGCCTTCGCCGGACCGCTGGCGACGAGCGTGATCGGCATGGTGGTCGCCGGCAACTGGTCCGATCGGCGGGGTCCCGTGGTGCCGCTGTACGCCTCCGTCGCCCTGTTCACCGTGGGGCTGCTCGTCGCGGGGCTCGCGCCGACCATGGAGGTGCTCGTCGCGGGACGCTTCGCGCAGGGTCTCGGCAACGGCGGACGCATGGTGGCTCTCTACGTCGTGGTCGCCCGGGTGTACCCGACGTCCCTGCATCCGGCGATCTTCGCCGGGTTCGCCGCCGCGTGGGTCGTCCCCTCCCTGATCGGTCCGACGATCGCGGGTGCGGTCACGGAGGTGTGGAGCTGGCACTGGGTCTTCCTCGGGGTCGTGGTGCTCGTCGTGCTCGCGCTGCTGATGGTCGTCCCGGCCCTCCGCGGGCTCGCGCGCAGCGGAGACGCCACCACGCCGTGGGCTTTCGGGCGGCTGGGGTGGTCGGTGCTCGCCGCCGCCGCTGTGCTCGCCCTCGACCTCGTGGGCGAGGTCCCGGTCGCCGGGCCCTTCCTGTCGGCGGCCGCGGTGGTGATTGCGATCGCGGCGGTGCGCCCGCTCCTTCCGCGGGGCGCGCTCGTCGCCCGCCGGGGCCTGCCGTCGGTGATCCTCGTCCGTGGTCTCGGGGCGGCGGCGTTCTTCGGGGCGCAGATCTACCTGCCGTACCTGCTCACTGATCGGTACCTGCTGTCGCCGACCCTCGCCGGGCTCGCGCTGACCGGGGGTGCGCTGGCCTGGTCGGCGGCGGCGACTGTCCAGGGGCGAATGGGCGAGCGCCTGTCGAGCGTGACCGCGGTGCGGGCGGGGACGATCCTCGTGGTCGTCGGGATCGCCCTGATCCTGGTGATCACGGTCACGCAGGCCGCCCCGCTGCTCGCCGCCCTCGCCTGGGTCGTTGCGGGTGCGGGCATGGGGTTGATGAGCCCGCGATCCAGTGCGCTCGTCCTCGCGACGTCCTCCCCGGCGGAACAGGGCTTCAACAGCGGAGCCATGACCGTGGCCGACTCCTTCGGGAGTGCGCTCGCCCTCGCCGTCACGGGCTCGCTCTTCGTCACGCTCGGGGCCGTAGCCGGCGTGGATGCGTTCGCGGGAGTCTTCGCGCTCGCCGCGGTGATCGGTGCGGCGGCGGCCGTCCTCGCCCCGCGGACAAGGAGCACGGAGCCCGCTGCGGAGTGATTTGCGCGGGCTGTGCGGGCACCTCTACCCTGGTGAACGGTGTTCAGGTGAACACCGTTCAGGAAGGAACACCCGATGGCATCCACCCCCCGCGACACCTCCGCGACCCTCGGCCGCGTCGCCGTCTTCGCCGCGCTCATCATCGTGCTCGGCACGGTCGTCGTCCCGCTGCCCGGCGGGGTGCCCATCACCGGACAGACGCTCGCCGTCATGCTCGCCGGTCTCGTCCTCGGCCCGCGGGTCGCACCGTGGTCGGTCGCCCTCGTCCTCCTGCTCGCGGCGGTCGGACTCCCCGTGCTCGCGGGTGGGCGCGGAGGTCTCGGGGTCTTCGTCGGCCCCACGGCGGGGTACCTGCTCGGCTGGATCGTGGGCGTCGTCGTCATCGGACTGCTGATGCGCACCGGTCGCCCGACCTGGTGGCGTACCGCGCTCGCGGCCTTCGTCGGCGGTGTGCTCGTCGTCTACGCCTTCGGCATCCCCGTCCAGGCTCTCGTCACCGGCGTCCCCCTCGACCTCACGGCCCTCTCGACCTTGGCCTTCCTGCCCGGCGACCTCATCAAGGTGACCGCAGCCACCCTCATCGTCATGGCCCTCCGTCGCGCCTATCCCCGGGCCTTCGCGGACCCCCGCACCGTCCCCTCCGTCGTCGCCTGACCCTCGGGCCGCCCCTGCTCGTCCCGTCGACTCCCCGTCGTGCACCCGGAAGGTCGGAAACCGGATCCGACACCGCGAAGGACGGGCATATCGGCGGACGGGAACAACTCACCCGTGACTCGACGTTCCTCATGAGCGAGACTGGGCCACGGACCGCCGCGGCCACGAGAGGGGCGAGCATGACTGCTGCCGACAAGACCGACGAATACGACCTCATCGTGCTGGGCGGTGGTCCGGTCGGGGAGAACGTGGCGGACCGTGCCGTGCAGGGCGGTCTCACCGCGATCATCGTGGAGAGCGAGCTCGTCGGCGGGGAGTGCTCCTACTGGGCGTGCATGCCGTCGAAGGCGCTGCTCCGCTCGGCCCAGGCGCTCCGTGCCGCGCAGCACGTCGCGGGCGCCGCGCAGGCCGTGACCGGGGCCCTCGATGTGCGCGCCGTGTTCGAGCGCCGCGACTCCTTCACGAGCAACTGGTCCGACGACGGGCAGGTGAAGTGGCTGGAGTCCGCCCACATCGACCTCGCCCGGGGTCACGGCCGGCTGACCGGGGAGCGCGAGGTCACGGTGACCGACCAGGACGGCGGCACCCGGGTGCTGCGCGCGCGTCATGCCGTCGCCATCAGCACCGGTTCGGATGCTGTGATCCCGCCGATCGAGGGCCTGCGGGAGGCCTCGCCCTGGACGAGCCGCGAGGCGACCAGCGCCGAGGAGCTGCCCGACAGTCTCGCGGTCATCGGTGGCGGCGTGGTCGCGGTCGAGATGGCCACCGCGTACGCCGCGCTCGGCTCGTCGGTGACGCTGCTCGCGCGCAGCGGGCTGCTGGGCGGGATGGAGCCCTTCGCCGGAGAGCGCGTGGCCGACGGCCTGCGTGAGCTCGGCGTCGACGTCCGCACCGACACCGGCACGACGGCGGTGCACCGCGACGGGGACCGGGTGACCATCACCCTCGACAACGGGGAGACGGTGACCGCGGCGGAGGTGCTCGTCGCGACCGGGCGCTCTCCGCGCAGCGCCGACATCGGGCTCGACGTGGCTGGCCTTGAGCCGGGCCGCTGGATCGAGACCGACGACACCCTCCGTGTCCCCGGGCACGACTGGCTCTACGCCGTGGGCGACGTCAACGGCCGCGTGCTGCTGACCCACCAGGGCAAGTACCAGGCGCGTGCCGCGGGTGACGTCATCGTCGCGCGGGCGAAGGGCGAGAGTGTGGATGACGCACCCTGGGGGCGTCACGCCGCCACGGCCGACCACGCCGCGGTGCCCCAGGTCACCTTCTCGATCCCGGAGGTCGGGTCTGTCGGCCTCACCGAGGCGGCAGCGAAGGGCGCCGGCACCGCCGTCCGGGTCGTCGACTACGACCTCGGGTGGGTGGCGGGCGCGAGCCTGTACGAGGATGGCTTCGCCGGGCAGGCGCGCCTGGTCGTCGACACCGACCGCGACGTCGTCGTCGGTGCGACGTTCGTCGGCCCCGAGGTCGCCGAGCTCGTGCAGGCCGCGACCATCGCGATCGTCGGTGAGGTCCCGATCGCCCGACTCTGGCACGCCGTGCCCTCCTACCCCACGATCAGCGAGATCTGGTTGCGCCTGCTGGAGGGCTACGGCCGCGACTCGGCCTGATCCGGGCAATCCGATTCCGGTCGCGTGACGAACAGAACGCGCATTGTGTCCCAGATTGACGACCCCGCGCGCAACCCGGTGCCGGATGTCGCACCCGTCTTATACGCTCGAACCCACATCCGAGGAGGCAGGACCATGAAGGCTGTACTCGCAGGAAACGTCATCGCCGAGGCCGACCAGGACGACCTCATCCGCATCGAGGGGAACTGGTACTTCCCGCCGGCATCCGTCGCGCCGGACGCCCTCGTCGAGAGCCCCACCCCGTACACGTGTCCGTGGAAGGGCGAGTGCCAGTACTACTCCGTCCAGGTCGACGGGGAGCTGCACAAGGATCTCGCGTGGTCGTATCCGCATCCGTATCCGTCGGCGTTCGACCGGGTCGGCAAGGACTTCTCCGGCTACGTCGCCTTCGCCCCGGGCGTCGAGGTCTCGGCCTAGTCCCGCACGACGCACGACCGCACGTCCGCACGACCGTCGGAGAGACACCCTCATGATCGAGTTCCGCAACGTCACGAAGCGCTTCCCCGACGGGACGCTCGCCGTCGACGACTTCAGCCTCGTGCTGCCCTCCCGCAAGACCACCGTGTTCGTCGGATCGTCCGGCTGCGGGAAGACCACCCTGCTCCGGATGATCAACCGCATGGTGGAGCCGACGTCGGGGGAGGTCGAGATCGACGGGGAGAGCGTGCTGTCGGGCGACCCGGTCGCCCTGCGCCGGCGCATCGGCTATGTGATGCAGAACTCCGGGCTCATGCCGCATTTCACCGTCATCGACAACGTGGCCACCGTGCTGCGGCTGAACGGGGTGAAGCGTAAGCAGGCGCATGAGCGTGCTCGCGAGCTGCTCACGACCGTCGGCCTCGACCAGGCGCTCGCCGAGCGGTATCCGAGTCAGTTGTCGGGTGGTCAGCAGCAGCGCGTCGGGGTGGCCCGCGGACTCGCCGCCGACCCGAACATCCTCCTCATGGACGAGCCGTTCGGTGCGGTCGACCCCATCGTGCGCGCCGACCTCCAGCAGGAGACCCTGCGGCTGCAGCACGAGCTCGACAAGACGGTCGTGTTCGTCACGCACGACATCGACGAGGCCTTCCTCCTCGGCGACCAGGTCGTCATCCTCGACAAGGGCGCCCGGATCGTGCAGGTGGGCAGCCCGAGCGAGATCATCGAGAACCCGGCCGACGACTTCGTCTCGTCCTTCATCGGAGCCGACCGCGGCCGCCGTGCGCTGCACCTCAAGCAGACTCCGCGGGGAACCGTCGTCGTCGACTCCGAGGGGCGCACGCAGGGAGCGATCGTCGACGCGCCGGAGGGCGCGGTCGACGAAGCCGACACGGTGAGGGCGGCCCCGTGAACTGGGTCGGCGACAACCTCGGGCTGATCCTCGAGCTCACCGCGGTGCACCTGCAGCAGAGCGCGATCGCGATCGTGCTCGGTTTCGTGCTGGCGCTCCCGCTGGGGTGGGTGGCCTGGCGCTATCAGCTCGTGAAGGGTCCGGTCATCGTCCTCACCGGGCTGCTCTACACGATCCCCTCCCTCGCCCTCCTCATCCTGCTGCCGTCGGTGGCGGGCTACCCGGCGCGCAGCCCGGCCAACCTCGTCATCGGCCTGACGATCTACGCGATCGCGATCCTCGTCCGCGCGGTATCCGACGGCCTGGACTCGGTCGACCCCGCGATCCGGCAGTCGGCGGTCGCGATGGGCTACGGCGGGTTCCGCCGCTTCTGGACGGTCGACTTCCCGCTCGCCGGGCCGGTCATCCTCGCGGGCCTCCGAGTGGCGGCGGTGAGCACCATCTCGCTCGCGACGGTCGGCATCCTCGTCGGCGTCACGAACCTCGGCTACCTGTTCACGAACGGCCTCCAGCGCCGCATCCTCGCCGAGGTCTTCACCGGCATCGTCGCCGTCGTCGTCATCGCCCTGGTCATCGACCTCCTGCTGGTCCTCCTCGGGCGGGCCCTCATGCCGTGGACGCGGGCGGCGGCCACCCCTGCCGCTGCGCGGCGGACGATCACGCTGAGGACGGCCGCATGAACGTGTTCACCGAGGCCTTCGCCTGGCTGTTCTCACCCGACCGCTGGGTCGGGACGTACTCCCTCCCCGTCCTGTTCGGCCAGCATGTCTTCTACACGGTCATCTCCGTGCTGATCGCCGCGGTGATCGCCGTACCGCTCGGCTGGCTCATCGGGCACACCGGGAAAGGGCGGGAGATCGCGGTCGCCGTCTCCGGAGCGGCCCGCGCCATCCCGTCCTTCGGCCTCATGGTGCTGCTGGTGCTCCTGCTCGGGGTGCTGCGCACGCCCCTCGCGGCGATCATCACCTTCGTCGTCCTGGCGATCCCGTCCCTGCTGGCCGGCGCCTACACGGGCCTGGAGGCGGTCGACCGCCGAACCATCGACGCCGCGCGGGCGATGGGGATGACCGGCTGGCAGGTGTTCTGGAAGGTCGAGGTGCCGCTCGGCATGCCGCTGCTGGTCGGCGGCCTCCGCTCGGCGCTGCTGCAGGTCATCGCCACGGTGACGATCGCGGCCTACGTGAACCTCGGCGGCCTCGGCTGGCCGATCATCCAGGGCATCCCGCTCCGCCGCTTCGACCAGGTGCTCGGCGGCGCGATCCTCGTCGCGGTGCTCGCGCTCCTCGTCGACCTCCTGCTCGCGCTCGCCCAGCACGCCGCGGTGCCCCGCGGTGTGCGCACCCGTCCGCAACGACGCCGCGCTCGGGCGACCGCCCCCGCGGCCGCCCCCGCCTGAACCACAGCATCGTCCCCCAGAGAAGAGGAAGTCCATGTTCACCGCACGAAAGTCCCGCCTCGCCCTTGCCGGCGGCGTCGCGCTCGCCGCCGCCCTCGCCCTCTCCGGCTGCGCCAACAGCAACCCGCTGGACGCGCCCACCGACGACGCCGGCGACGGTGGTGGCAGCGACACCATCGTCATCGGCTCGCAGGCCTACTACTCGAACGAGATCATCGCCGAGATCTACGCGCAGGCGCTCGAGGCCGCCGACTTCGACGTCGACCGCCAGTTCAGCATCGGCCAGCGCGACGCCTACATGCCGGACGTCGAGTCCGGGGCGATCGACCTGTTCCCCGAGTACACGGGCAACCTGCTCGAGTACCTGGACAAGGATGCGACCGCCACCAGCCCGGACGACGTCTACGCGGCCCTGAAAGACGCGCTCCCGGACGGCCTCACCGCGCTGGACTACGCCGAGGCCTCCGACCAGGACACCTACACGGTGCTCAAGAGCTTCGCCGAGGAGAACGACCTCACCTCGATCGCCGACCTCGCAGACGTCACCACCCCGGTCACGATCGGCGCGGCTCCCGAGTTCGAGCAGCGTCCGTACGGTCCCGCGGCGGCCAAGGAGGTCTACGGCGTCGACCTGGCGTTCTCCGCTACCGGTCCCACGACGCTGGAGTCGCTGCTCGCCGGCGAGATCCAGGTCGCGGACATCTACTCGGCCGATCCGGCATTCCAGACCGAGGACATCGTGGCGCTGGAAGACCCGGAGAACATCATCCTGGCCTCGAACGTCGTCCCGATCGCTTCCAGCGACGTGGCCGACGAGATCGCCGACGTCATCAACGGCATCAGCGCCAAGCTGACCGCCGAGGAGCTCGTCGCCCTCAACGTGCAGAGCACGGTCGACCAGAAGTCGGCGGAGGACATCGCGAAGCAGTGGCTGACGGACAACGACCTCGTCTGAATCGTCTCCCCGCGAAGCGCCCGGCCCTCAGGGGGCGGGCGCTTCGTCGTCCTCGACCGCCGGCGTGCACAGCTTCGGAGATCGCGCCCGACACGCCGCGGAGGACCCCGGCCTGACGGTGTGTCGCCCCGGATCTCCGAAGTTGTGCCCTGGGCGGGGGTGGGATCAGGTGCGGGAGTCCTGCTTCGGCACGACCACCTGCTTGACGATGATGAGGATCGAGGCGGTGACGGGCACGGCCACGAGGGCGCCGAGCAGCCCGAGGAGCGTGCCGCCGGCGAGGGCGCCGATGACGACGAGCGAGCCCGGCACGGCCACCGCCTTGTTCATGACCCGGGGGGTGAGCACGTACGCCTCGATCTGCATGTAGACGAGGTAGACGGCGGCGAAGATCAGCGCGGCGATCGGGTTCGTGAACAGCGCGAGGATGGTGCCGATCATCCAGAACAGCACCGAGCCGACGAGCGGGATGAGCGTGACGCAGAAGGCGATCGCGGCCATGAGCGGCGGGAACGGCAAGCCCAGCACGGTGTAGAGGATGAGGGCGAGAGTCGCGTTGCAGAACGCCAGGACGACCATCCCCATCACATAGCCGCCCACGGAGTCGGTGATCTGCTGGGAGATGTCGCCGGCGCGGCCGCGGTCGCGGGCCGGGACCAGGCGCAGCAGCCCCTGGCGCATGGCCGGCAGGGTCGCGAGGAAGTACAGCGTCAGCACGAGCACCACGATCGCGCCCGAGATACCGCTCGCGATGGACGCGCCGACCTGGAGCGCCCCGCCGCCGATCGTCGCGAGATTGCTGAAGTCCGAGAGGAAATCCTCCACTTCCGACACGAGGTCCTGGAACTGGTCGCCGAACTGGTCGTCGAGGGTGGCGTAGAGGTCGGACTTCGTGAAGTCCTGGATCATGCCGGGAACCGACTTCACGAACCCGGCGATCTGATCCACGACGATGGGCACGATCATCCAGAGGACGAGGGCGACGACGACGATGAGGGCGAGGATGGTCACGACGACGGAGAGCGCACGGGAGATGCCGCGACGCTCGAGGAAGCGGACGGCCGGGTCGAGACCGAGCGCGGCGAACAGGGCGAGAGCGATGTAGATGAGGACGGTGGAGAGGCTGTAGAGCGCGCTGCCGATCACGATCGCCCCGAGACCGCCGAGGGT includes:
- a CDS encoding AI-2E family transporter; translation: MSNDQSPASAPHDGQGGPAPDSVPAPVDAALVGAAVEAPDAAAKPSVPVVIEPTTPSRSFWTRIDRPFVFGFLVTLGGLGAIVIGSALYSLSTVLIYIALALFAALGLDPAVRFLERRGISRALSVVVTILALIVVVALVLWMIVPIVVDQIAGFVKSVPGMIQDFTKSDLYATLDDQFGDQFQDLVSEVEDFLSDFSNLATIGGGALQVGASIASGISGAIVVLVLTLYFLATLPAMRQGLLRLVPARDRGRAGDISQQITDSVGGYVMGMVVLAFCNATLALILYTVLGLPFPPLMAAIAFCVTLIPLVGSVLFWMIGTILALFTNPIAALIFAAVYLVYMQIEAYVLTPRVMNKAVAVPGSLVVIGALAGGTLLGLLGALVAVPVTASILIIVKQVVVPKQDSRT